A window of Hordeum vulgare subsp. vulgare chromosome 5H, MorexV3_pseudomolecules_assembly, whole genome shotgun sequence genomic DNA:
TGTTACCTCTTGCGCGTCCGGCGGTCCGTAGGGCTGCCACCTGATTATATATTCGGTGCATGCCACCCCCTCGTTTTATTCTTCCAGCTCCCGGCCAGCATCCACTCCCAGCCTCTTAAGATCCAACAAGTCCCTCACTAGCGGTGTACGGTGCCGTTGTGTGTGTAGTAAGTAGGCACGTACGTGATGGGCGACGACGGCGGGAAGGCGGCCACCACGACGATCGTGCGTCTGCGGGAGCTGCTGCACAAGTGGGCGCTCGGTGCCAGGGGCGAcgccgacgacggcgaggaggaggaggaggaggagacgcacGCGCCGGCGGCGGGGGCGGTGGTGTCGGCTGCGCCGTCGTCGATCCCGCCGTTCGTGCTGCGGCGGCTGACGAGGACGGCGACGGTGGACTCGGACGACGAGGGCTGCCACAGCCCGGAGGCGGCGCCGGACGTGCCGAGGGGCTACTGCCCGGTGTACGTGGGGCCGGAGCAGCGGCGGTTCGTGATACCGACCAGCTACCTGGGGCACCCCGTGTTCCGGCTCCTCCTGGAGAAGGCCGAGGAGGAGTTCGGGTTCCGGCACGAGGGCGCGCTCGCCATCCCCTGCGAGACCGAGGCCTTCAAGTACATCCTCCAGTGCGTCGAGCGCCACGACAAGGGCCTTGCCGCCGACGACGTCGACGTCGACGGTATGTTCCCCGTCGTCGACTAGCTCCCGAGACGCTTGCATACTACAGTAGCGCAGGATGGATCACTTAACCGTGTGATGGATTCATCTGTTGTAACAATGTTCTGAATTACTATGTTCGTTTGCATTCATTTTCAGAAGAAGGGCGCGCTGCGCTGTAGATAGTGTCTGTAACGCTGTAATTTCTGTCTCTTTTTTTTCCAAGGAAAATACCTAAATATACGATCAAGAATTAAATTGGTCCGTCGAAGTAGCTAGTGTGGGTGTAACTGGTTGTGATCTAGTAGTATGTTGCTGGTAGTTTGTAATGGTAATTGTTCTGGGTTTGCTGGGCTCTCTCGATCTGTTCGTCAGGCACCCAGCGCGTGAGCTATGGAGTCTGCTACAGCGCATTTCGCTCGATCTGCGGCCTCCATTTGCTGGTTGTAGTTTTCTGACGTTGGCAACCTTCACCATCTGTTCTGGTTTCCTCTTTTGATTGATCGCCCGGTTCAGTAACATGTCTCTGGCTATGACTGACCGGAAATCATAGAAAACAAATACGCATGTCTCCTGCCTGTCACTTATTTAGGCCGATGCTAGGCGTAAGCCGGCTGAGGCCTTGTACAGCGCTGGATGCTTATGCACCGGTGCTTAAGGAGAGAGAGCATTATTGCATCTCAAAGAAATTTTTTCACACAATGAAGAACGCCTCAAATCGGTGTTTAGCTGTTTTAAACCTATAGCATCCGCGAGAGAAGGAAAGCAGTTATTTACCCTAAGCACTGGCTGGCATCGAATCCAAAGTTTGCTTCCGTCCCACTTTTAAGAGCATCTTCAGGCTTGTCCCCAACAGGGTCCTCCGAGGCCAGGAAAAAACGCACCAGTCGAGCCTCTGGGAACTCGTTTTTCGCTGGTTAGGATCGAAATTGGTTCCGACAGTCCCAAACCCAGCACGTTGGGGGACGTTCGGGAGCGCCAGCGCTATTATTTGCATGCAGCAAGCCTAGTGTGTGAGTCTCCCACTCCCtttctcttctctctcttgcatgcaaTAGGTCCACCCACGTGTCTGTCTTTTGTCCACTTCATCTCTTTTTCCTCTCATCTCTCTTGTCTTCTAGTGTTGGATGAGGGTATGGATGGAAAACCTTTCCCTTCATGTCATAATTTTCGCCGACATTGACCCCAGCCGGCTGAAAAAGTGGCTCCTGGGGGGCCAACGAGCGGAGATGCTCTAAGCACCTCCGTAAACaccggcaaaggaaaaaaacCGAGTTTTTTTTATGAAGCACCTCAGTAAGCACCTGCGTTGTACAAGGCGTGATAACTCGCGACCGGAAGCCGCCTTAATAACCGTCCGATCGTGCAAATCGTGGCCTTTCTCTAGTTGTGTTGCATATCGCCGCTCAACACACATCTTCGTCTCGCCCATCACTTCCCCTCGACTAGTTCGCCGGAGCAGCTATGAAGTGGCTGTTGATGCGTGGAGCTACAATACAACAATGATGTCACCGGAGTTGCGATGCAGCGGCCCCAACCTAGCCGAAGCTGTCGTGCAGTGGTCGTCGATGTCGCCGGAGCTGCATTGCAGCGAGTGTCGACACTACCGGAGCTGCGAGGCAGCGGTCGTCGATGCCGCTGGAG
This region includes:
- the LOC123396137 gene encoding uncharacterized protein LOC123396137, translated to MGDDGGKAATTTIVRLRELLHKWALGARGDADDGEEEEEEETHAPAAGAVVSAAPSSIPPFVLRRLTRTATVDSDDEGCHSPEAAPDVPRGYCPVYVGPEQRRFVIPTSYLGHPVFRLLLEKAEEEFGFRHEGALAIPCETEAFKYILQCVERHDKGLAADDVDVDGMFPVVD